The proteins below are encoded in one region of Neofelis nebulosa isolate mNeoNeb1 chromosome 17, mNeoNeb1.pri, whole genome shotgun sequence:
- the RDH13 gene encoding retinol dehydrogenase 13, whose translation MNRYLLPLSVLGTVAGGAVLLRDYVAGGSCPSKATILGKTVIVTGANTGIGKQTALELAKRGGNIILACRDMEKCEAAARDIRRETLNHHVSARHLDLASLKSIREFAAKITEEKERVHILINNAAVMRCPHWTTEDGFEMQFGVNHLGHFLLTNLLLDTLKASAPSRIINLSSLAHVAGHMDFDDLNWEKRTYDTKSAYCQSKLAVVLFTKELSRRLQGTGVTVNALHPGVARTELGRHTGMHSSAFSSFTLGPIFWLLVKSPQLAAQPSTYLAVAEELEGVSGKYFDGFKEKPPAPEAEDEEVAQRLWAESARLVGLELSGGSSPQ comes from the exons ATGAACCGCTACCTCCTGCCGCTCTCCGTGCTGGGCACGGTGGCGGGTGGCGCCGTGCTGCTCCG AGACTATGTTGCCGGAGGGTCCTGTCCCAGCAAGGCCACCATTCTCGGGAAGACCGTCATTGTGACCGGCGCCAACACGGGCATCGGGAAGCAGACCGCCTTGGAGCTGGCCAAAAGAG GAGGCAACATCATTCTGGCCTGTCGGGACATGGAGAAGTGTGAAGCGGCAGCAAGGGACATTCGCAGGGAGACCCTTAATCACCACGTCAGCGCCCGGCACCTGGACTTGGCCTCCCTCAAGTCCATCCGAGAGTTCGCGGCGAAGATCACCGAAG AGAAAGAGCGCGTGCACATCCTGATCAACAACGCGGCTGTGATGCGGTGCCCCCACTGGACCACCGAGGACGGCTTCGAGATGCAGTTTGGCGTTAACCACCTGG GTCACTTTCTCTTGACGAACTTGCTGCTGGACACGCTGAAAGCCTCGGCCCCTTCGCGGATCATCAACCTCTCGTCCTTGGCCCACGTCGCCGGTCACATGGACTTTGATGACTTGAACTGGGAGAAGAGGACGTACGACACTAAATCGGCTTATTGCCAGAGCAAGCTGGCCGTCGTCCTGTTTACCAAGGAGCTGAGCCGGCGGCTGCAGG GCACGGGTGTGACTGTCAACGCTCTGCACCCCGGCGTGGCCAGGACGGAGCTGGGCAGACACACGGGCATGCACAGCTCTGCCTTCTCCAGCTTCACGCTCG GGCCCATCTTCTGGCTGCTGGTCAAGAGCCCCCAGCTGGCAGCCCAGCCCAGCACGTACCTGGCCGTGGCAGAGGAACTGGAGGGCGTTTCTGGAAAGTACTTTGATGGATTCAAAGAGAAGCCTCCAGCCCCTGAAGCTGAGGATGAGGAGGTAGCCCAGAGGCTTTGGGCTGAAAGTGCCCGCCTGGTGGGCTTGGAGCTGTCTGGTGGTTCCTCTCCTCAGTGA